Sequence from the Desulfovibrio sp. UIB00 genome:
GTGACATCGCCCAGTTCTGCGTGCTTCTGCTCCACTGCGGCGCGCAGCGAATTTTTGTTGACCGAAGTGCGCAATACCAGAAGCACAATTGCCAGCGACATGGCCGTGTACAACATGGCGGGAAGGAAGTTGAACTTGGCGTATTCAATCCAGCTGGTTTGAATGCCCATGACCTTGTCCACGATGCCCATGCCCATAACCAGATCGCCTGCCCCTGTAAGATAGGCCAGCTTGGTTGCCCCAACGGCAATGCAGGTGCCAAGCACTACGGCTGTGGCTTCGCGGCTTTTGGGCTTGAAATCCAGGGCATCACAAAGGCTCACTGCCACGGCGCAGAAAATTGCTGCCTTGCCCATGATGGAAGGTACAAGAGGAGAAACAATGGCCGCGCCAAGGGTAATGCCTGCAAGTGCTCCGGAAAAACTGCCGCCGGTAAGCTTGACGCACGTCAGGGCAATGCGTTTGCCAAGGCCTGTCACCTGAATGATCTTGCCCAAGGTGAAACCACCAATAACGATGATCGGCACCTCGGAAAGCCATGAAGCGAAAACAACCTTCTGGGGAGTACTGCAAAGCAGTACGTAAAGGATGGGTAGCAGGATACCCACGGCAATGTCGTTCAGCGTATCCAGTGCCCAGGCAATTACAGCCCAGAGCGTGACCGCCAAAAATGCTATCATGGGGGGAGTAAGACTTTCGCTACGGGGAAGGACGAAATACAAGGCTAGGGGGAGCGCCAGATTGATGCCCCATTTGGCAAGCAGCCCGGGCGTCATGTCTGAAGTCTTGATAATCATGATGATCTCCTGTGAAAGCGGGGATCTCGGGTTCGCCCCGCTACTGGGCAGAGGCGAACCCGGAATCACTTCAAAGCGAAATTTCTCTAAAGCTAACCCTTGGGATCTTCCACAGAAGCCACGCAGAGCGCGTTACTGCCTTCGTATGGCTGGCAGCCCTCAACGGTCACTTCTTTGGCGCGATCTCCGGCTGCGGCGGCTCCAGGCACACGGAAGGTGGAAACATTCAGCGGTTCAATCGGCGTTTCTACTGGCTTTGCCACCTGCGGCACCCATTCGTAAGGCACTCGGTATGCGCGGTAGGTCATGTTCATGGGCACATGTTTCCCCCAGTAAGGTGAAATGAATTCCCACACTATTTCGTGGTTGGGGGTAACCTCGAATACGCGCCCGTCAGACCCCTCGGTGATGAGGGTATTGCCGTTGGGCAGGCGCTGCATACCGCTGATGAAGGGGCTGTAGAAGCGGTTGCTGTCCATGGGTTCAAGAAATCCGGCTTCCTTGGGGGTGTACTGCCAGACAATCTTGAGAGAAACAGGGTCTATCTCAA
This genomic interval carries:
- a CDS encoding SLC13 family permease, encoding MIIKTSDMTPGLLAKWGINLALPLALYFVLPRSESLTPPMIAFLAVTLWAVIAWALDTLNDIAVGILLPILYVLLCSTPQKVVFASWLSEVPIIVIGGFTLGKIIQVTGLGKRIALTCVKLTGGSFSGALAGITLGAAIVSPLVPSIMGKAAIFCAVAVSLCDALDFKPKSREATAVVLGTCIAVGATKLAYLTGAGDLVMGMGIVDKVMGIQTSWIEYAKFNFLPAMLYTAMSLAIVLLVLRTSVNKNSLRAAVEQKHAELGDVTDEQKRALVLLCLTLVLLATDKLHGLSAGSVMVIITALSFMPGIGLMDGKRMASINFAPLFFIMGCMAIGSAGGFLKVTHWLAGLVLPLFSETGACLASVCSYVVGVVLNFLLTPLAATSTLSAPITELGMQMGLDPRILYFSFQYGLDNLIFPYEYALYLYFFSCGYINFKEMALVMALRMVLTGVFVAFVAMPYWRMLG